A single window of Loxodonta africana isolate mLoxAfr1 chromosome 10, mLoxAfr1.hap2, whole genome shotgun sequence DNA harbors:
- the LRRC74A gene encoding leucine-rich repeat-containing protein 74A: MFLPDENELVPASQDSDDTLYCEAEVPLTVEKEKPARESSETDLEIEDSEKYFTTGQKELYLEACKLVGVVPVSYFIRNMEESYMNLNHHGLGPKGTKAIAIALVSNTTIISLELGDNCMMEEGVTSLMQMLHENYYIQELNISENDLGLEGAGILSGFLQRNISSLWNIQLSGNNFKEESAVLFCQAMSSNYRIKKLDLSHNQFSDKGGEQLGQMLALNVGLQVLDLSWNHIRTRGAVALCNGLRANVTLKTLDLSMNGFGNDGAQAIGEVLKLNTSLAYLDLNSNDITNDGAAKISRGLESNESLKVLKLFLNPLTMEGAVLLITSIKRNPKSKMEELDISNVLVSEQFVKILDGVCALHPQLDVIYKSVQGLSSKKNILLCTNPMKLIQSYVEQQKITALDFFKSLSPRGMMKMPVGEFRKAMLQQSKVPVNRYQIRELIKKLDEKKTGMVDFRSAQTHWLPLPNSQLTKAWSLYKGP; this comes from the exons ATTCTGAGAAATATTTCACCACTGGACAAAAGGAGCTGTACCTGGAGGCCTGCAAACTGGTGGGTGTAGTGCCCGTCTCCTACTTCATCCGGAACATGGAGGAGTCCTACATGAACCTCAATCACCATGGGCTGGGCCCCAAGGGTACCAAGGCGATTGctatagccctggtg TCCAACACGACTATTATCAGCCTGGAGCTGGGAGACAATTGTATGATGGAGGAGGGCGTCACCAGCCTGATGCAGATGCTGCATGAGAACTACTACATCCAGGAGCTG AATATTTCCGAGAATGATCTTGGTTTGGAAGGGGCTGGAAtcctttcaggctttctccagagAAATATCTCTTCACTCTGGAATATTCAGCTTTCAG GAAATAACTTCAAAGAAGAATCCGCAGTATTGTTCTGCCAAGCCATGTCG TCCAATTATCGAATTAAGAAACTGGACCTGAGTCACAATCAGTTCTCTGATAAGGGAGGAGAACAGCTGGGACAGATGCTGG CCCTCAATGTAGGGCTCCAGGTGCTGGATCTGAGCTGGAATCACATCCGTACGCGGGGAGCTGTGGCCCTGTGCAACGGTCTCCGG GCTAATGTGACCCTGAAGACACTGGACCTCTCCATGAATGGATTTGGCAACGACGGGGCTCAGGCCATAGGGGAGGTCCTCAAACTCAACACCTCCCTGGCCTACCTAGATCTCAACAGCAATGACATTACCAATGATGGAGCTGCCAAGATCAGCAGAGGACTGGAGTCCAATGAAAGCCTCAAAGTTCTGAAA CTTTTCCTGAACCCTCTGACAATGGAGGGGGCTGTTTTACTTATCACATCCATCAAGAGGAACCCCAAATCCAAGATGGAAGAGCTAGACATTTCT AATGTGCTGGTGTCTGAGCAGTTCGTGAAAATTCTGGATGGGGTATGTGCCCTTCACCCCCAGCTGGACGTGATCTACAAGTCAGTGCAAGGCCTCTCCAGCAAGAAAAACATCCTCTTGTGCACGAACCCCATGAAACTGATCCAG AGCTATGTGGAACagcaaaagatcacagccttggactTCTTCAAGAGTTTGAGCCCTCGTGGAATGATGAAGATGCCTGTAGGGGAGTTTCGGAAAGCGATGTTACAG CAAAGCAAGGTACCTGTGAACCGGTACCAAATCAGGGAGCTGATAAAGAAGCTGGATGAGAAGAAGACAGGCATGGTGGACTTCAGGTCAGCCCAAACCCATTGGCTGCCCCTACCCAATTCCCAGCTCACGAAGGCCTGGTCTCTCTATAAGGGGCCCTGA